The Salvelinus alpinus chromosome 3, SLU_Salpinus.1, whole genome shotgun sequence genome segment cctatcagTATTAGGAAAAACACTTTTTTCTCTTCTGGACTTTCGAATACTTATCTCGCGCTTCGTGAGTCTTGAAGCCATCGTTCGATCACCGACAGAAATCAGCGAGGCAAGTAAATCATGTCATTACTGCCTAAAATAGTAACGTTACGCGACAGAGGGAGGATCTTACTCCATGACCAGTTCAAGTGTATTTCCGCGAAGATGTCTTCATCCTCTGGTAAGAGACTTCGGGTTCTGGTGGACATGGATGGCGTCATTGCAGACTTCGAAGGGGGATTCCTGAAGAAATACCGGGCCAGGTACCCCAATGAACCGTACATCACCCTGGAGGACAGACGAGGATTCTGGGTGTCGTCTCAGTATGGGAACTTGAGGAGTGACCTGTGTGTAAGTAGTCCCGAACTGTGCATTCTGTCTGAAAACAGGAAATATTCATACATTCATTGTCTGTATAGTCTGTGGCGTTATGTCGCTCATTCATTTGCTTCAGAAGTCCCCTGCATGTTCAAAAGGTTGCAAGAGCAGCAGCTGTCATTACATTGAATTCTGTAAATGCCAGTCACACACAGATCTGATTTATAAGAAAGTCCTTGTGCTGAGTTAACCCCTACTCACATGGTGGCTCGACAAAGTGCTTTAAATTCTGCTTTATAATGCAACCCCAGTTTCTCCAGACAGTGCTCTATTTCCACAGTATAGTCATAGCAAGCATGCATTTGATAAGGATGTCTCCCATATCCCTTTTATTGTATAATTGTATATAATACTTTCATTGTATAATGAGAGTATTAAAGTATGCCATGCATCTAGGTCCTCAGTGTCTGCCataaattaacacacacacaatctgtaaAAGTCTGGATGATAAGCAGAGGCTATATTGACTGTAGGAGAAGGCCATCAGCATTTGGGAGTCAAAGGACTTCTTTATAGAGCTGGAGCCCCTTCCTGGAGGAGTGCAGGCCGTCAAGGAGATGGCTAAGATGGAGAAGTAAGTTTGAACCATAAATGGTCATTCAAACCATATCTGAACAATACCATAGCTTACGGAATATTCTTAAAATACTCACATTTATTTCAAAGACACTTGCCCTGTGAGTCAGCTGTTCAAAGAGAAGGAATTGCTGTTTTGTTTGTGTTCCCAAAGTGCTTTACAATGTTTTGACCCTCACCTAGAGACTATTTGCCATTTAGTCGTCACCCGTCAGGCTATATTCTATGGGTCATGTTAAACAAATAGGGTGGAGAAGGCGAGCAGGTGGTCCTAGAGTAGCATGGTAATCCTCTCAGGAAGGGAACTGCTATGTCATGGTGTGCTCTGCTGTATGCATTTACCGTGTTAAAATGTCATCATGCTAATAGCGCATAAACAGACCGATGCTTTTCTCCAAAGCGCCTTAGTCATCCATGCGTGCATTTTATGTATGAGTGATcccaggaatcgaacccactatgttggttgttgcaagtgccatgctctaccaacagctACAGAGGCCACGCTGTCTTTATAGAGGGAACCTTTGCTTTAGTGTTTCATTTTGGCCGACCTTATGTCAACAACCATATAGTAGTTAACCTCAAGCAAATGCCCTCACCACGATACAGTACATTCACAGTAACTCTGTTCCAATACTAGCCTATATCCTCATGTTAGGACATCCCCTTTGCTCACCTTTCAAAAACGGTATGTTGTAGAAAATTTACTCTGAAAACAAATTAACCCTGTTGTGTTCTTCTCCGTTTTCCAGCACAGATGTCTTTATTTGCACCAGCCCTATAAAACATTATATACACTGCCCATATGAGAAGGTAAGCTCGGAGTCAAGACAGTAATCCTTTAGGCTGGAGGCAGAGTGGTGGTTGTGG includes the following:
- the LOC139570188 gene encoding 5'(3')-deoxyribonucleotidase, mitochondrial-like, whose amino-acid sequence is MSLLPKIVTLRDRGRILLHDQFKCISAKMSSSSGKRLRVLVDMDGVIADFEGGFLKKYRARYPNEPYITLEDRRGFWVSSQYGNLRSDLCEKAISIWESKDFFIELEPLPGGVQAVKEMAKMENTDVFICTSPIKHYIHCPYEKYAWIEKHLGYDFLDQIILTRDKTVVTGDVLIDDKPDILGVEPNPSWEHILFTTCHNKHILPSSSHRRLLSWADDWRGILEDKRL